A single window of Senegalia massiliensis DNA harbors:
- the lepA gene encoding translation elongation factor 4 — MDIRERRTRVRNFSIIAHIDHGKSTLADRLIQSTGLVTKREMQEQLLDNMDLERERGITIKLQTTRLVYKAKDGNEYILNLIDTPGHVDFNYEVSRSLAACEGAILVVDAAQGVEAQTLANVYLAIEQDLEILPVINKIDLPSARPEEVKKEVEDVVGLDCSEAPMISAKEGLNIEDVLEAIVKYIPAPSGDNDNPLKALIFDSYYDSYKGVIADVRVMEGSIKKGMEIKMMATDKKFEVTEVGIFSPNMVEIDSLNAGDVGYVSASIKNVKDARVGDTITSVQNPAEEPLPGYKKVTPMVYCGIYPAEGEDYNNVREALEKLQVNDASLTFEAETSVALGFGFRCGFLGLLHLEIIQERLEREFDLNIVTTAPSVIYKIKKTDGELIEIQNPTNMPPTQEIDYMEEPIVEASIMSPTDFVGPVMELCQSRRAVFKNMEYLEETRVVMHYDIPLNEVIYDFFDALKSKTKGYASLDYELKGYEQSELVKLDILINKELVDAFSIIAHKDKAYERGRMIAEKLKDVIPRHMFAVPIQASIGNKVIARETIRALRKDVLSKCYGGDISRKKKLLEKQKEGKKRMRQVGNVEVPQDAFLAVLKFDDK; from the coding sequence ATGGATATAAGAGAAAGAAGAACAAGAGTTAGAAATTTTTCTATAATTGCCCACATTGATCATGGTAAGTCAACACTTGCAGATAGACTTATTCAAAGTACAGGGCTTGTAACAAAAAGGGAAATGCAAGAGCAACTTTTAGATAATATGGACTTGGAAAGAGAAAGAGGTATAACAATAAAACTTCAAACTACTAGATTAGTATATAAAGCTAAAGATGGTAATGAGTACATATTAAACTTGATAGATACTCCAGGACATGTAGACTTCAATTATGAAGTATCAAGAAGTCTTGCTGCATGTGAAGGTGCAATTCTTGTAGTAGATGCTGCACAAGGAGTAGAAGCTCAAACTTTAGCCAATGTATATTTAGCTATAGAACAAGATCTTGAAATATTACCTGTAATAAATAAAATAGATTTACCAAGTGCAAGACCAGAAGAAGTAAAAAAAGAAGTTGAAGATGTTGTAGGGCTTGATTGCTCTGAAGCACCTATGATTTCTGCAAAAGAAGGATTAAATATAGAAGATGTTTTGGAAGCTATCGTTAAATATATTCCTGCTCCTAGTGGGGATAATGATAATCCATTAAAAGCACTAATATTTGATTCATATTATGATTCATATAAGGGTGTTATTGCTGATGTAAGAGTTATGGAAGGTTCCATAAAAAAAGGCATGGAAATAAAAATGATGGCAACTGATAAAAAATTTGAAGTAACAGAAGTGGGGATTTTTTCTCCTAATATGGTTGAAATAGACTCACTTAATGCAGGAGATGTAGGTTATGTTTCTGCAAGTATCAAAAATGTAAAAGATGCAAGAGTAGGGGATACTATAACAAGTGTTCAAAACCCTGCAGAGGAGCCCTTACCAGGGTATAAAAAGGTTACTCCAATGGTATATTGTGGTATTTATCCAGCTGAAGGTGAAGACTATAACAATGTTCGTGAAGCTTTAGAAAAATTACAAGTAAATGATGCATCACTTACCTTTGAAGCAGAAACTTCTGTAGCATTAGGGTTTGGATTTAGATGTGGATTTTTAGGTTTACTTCATCTGGAAATAATACAAGAAAGATTAGAAAGAGAGTTTGATTTAAATATAGTAACTACTGCACCAAGTGTTATTTATAAAATCAAAAAAACAGATGGCGAATTAATTGAAATACAAAATCCAACTAATATGCCACCTACTCAAGAGATTGATTATATGGAAGAACCAATAGTTGAAGCTTCGATTATGTCACCAACTGACTTTGTAGGTCCAGTAATGGAATTGTGTCAAAGTAGACGTGCAGTTTTTAAAAATATGGAATATTTAGAAGAGACAAGAGTAGTAATGCATTACGACATACCACTTAACGAAGTAATTTATGACTTTTTTGATGCATTAAAATCAAAAACTAAAGGATATGCTTCATTAGATTATGAACTAAAAGGGTATGAACAATCAGAGTTAGTTAAACTTGATATACTTATAAACAAAGAATTAGTAGATGCATTTTCAATAATTGCACATAAAGATAAAGCATATGAAAGAGGAAGAATGATTGCTGAAAAACTAAAAGATGTTATTCCACGTCATATGTTTGCAGTTCCTATACAAGCAAGTATTGGAAATAAAGTTATAGCAAGAGAAACAATAAGAGCTCTTAGAAAAGATGTTTTATCTAAATGTTATGGTGGAGATATAAGTAGAAAGAAAAAGTTATTAGAAAAGCAAAAAGAAGGAAAGAAAAGAATGAGACAAGTTGGTAATGTAGAAGTTCCACAAGACGCTTTTCTTGCTGTACTTAAATTTGATGATAAATAA
- the lepB gene encoding signal peptidase I codes for MSEDKSDKFKNEAFEWIKSILFAVVIAIIIKTFIFNTTYVLGNSMYPTLHEKDRLFTNKIIYIVDEPKRGDIVVLHAPDEMNKDYIKRVIGVEGDIVQIKNGYVYLNGEKLNEKYIAPNSYTNEELKIEVGKDEVFVLGDNRLKNASKDSRYFGTVNIDEITGKAFFRYYPFNDRFGTLK; via the coding sequence ATGTCAGAAGATAAAAGTGATAAATTTAAAAATGAAGCTTTTGAATGGATAAAAAGTATTTTATTTGCTGTAGTTATTGCAATTATAATAAAAACATTTATTTTTAATACAACATATGTATTAGGTAATTCTATGTATCCTACTCTACATGAAAAGGATAGATTATTTACAAATAAAATTATATATATAGTAGATGAACCTAAGAGAGGGGATATTGTTGTATTACATGCACCAGATGAAATGAATAAAGATTATATAAAAAGAGTAATAGGTGTAGAAGGAGATATTGTCCAAATAAAAAATGGATATGTATATTTAAATGGAGAGAAATTAAACGAAAAATATATTGCACCTAACAGTTATACAAATGAAGAACTTAAAATAGAAGTAGGGAAAGACGAAGTGTTTGTATTAGGAGATAATAGACTTAAAAATGCTAGTAAGGACAGTAGATATTTTGGAACAGTAAATATTGACGAAATAACAGGCAAAGCCTTTTTTAGATATTATCCATTTAACGATAGATTTGGAACTTTAAAATAA
- the hemW gene encoding radical SAM family heme chaperone HemW: MKDAALYIHIPFCIKKCDYCDFTSFCYNQKKVEEYISLLLKEIDMYSDLVAEYKFKTLFFGGGTPSLINEKFIGDILQKLNGKFRLDLEEITIEANPKTLNKNKLLYYKKLGINRISVGVQSVQDSILKDIGRIHNKNDFLSTYNLLKETGFTNINADIMFNLPDQSIEDVMESLNQMINLDIPHISFYSLSIEEGTPFYKRYNEGNLNIGDEDIERKMYHKGIKLLEKNNIYQYEISNFSKMGYECKHNMYYWKLKPYLGLGVSSHSNIFSKRWGNTKNYIDYKNNIYKNKFPVDYSENIDLETEIGEYIILGLRLNEGISKIEFKEKYNIEFDKKFKEAIEESIEYGLIENKKDRINLTKKGRDLSNRVFSLFI; the protein is encoded by the coding sequence TTGAAAGATGCTGCATTATATATTCATATACCTTTTTGCATAAAGAAATGTGATTATTGTGACTTTACTTCTTTTTGTTATAACCAAAAAAAAGTAGAAGAGTATATATCTTTATTATTAAAAGAAATAGATATGTATAGTGATCTAGTTGCAGAATATAAATTTAAAACATTGTTTTTTGGTGGAGGCACACCTTCCCTAATAAATGAAAAATTCATTGGAGATATTTTACAAAAGTTAAATGGAAAATTCAGATTAGATTTAGAAGAAATAACGATAGAAGCAAACCCTAAAACGCTAAATAAAAATAAATTATTATATTATAAAAAATTGGGCATAAATAGGATTAGTGTTGGGGTACAATCAGTTCAAGATAGTATATTAAAAGATATAGGAAGGATTCATAATAAAAATGATTTTTTAAGTACTTACAATCTTTTAAAAGAAACTGGTTTTACTAATATAAATGCTGATATAATGTTTAATTTACCAGATCAAAGTATAGAAGATGTGATGGAATCCTTAAACCAAATGATAAACTTAGATATTCCCCATATATCTTTTTATAGTTTAAGTATAGAAGAAGGAACTCCCTTTTATAAGAGATACAATGAAGGTAATTTAAATATTGGGGATGAAGATATAGAAAGAAAAATGTATCATAAAGGAATAAAGTTATTAGAAAAAAATAATATTTATCAATATGAGATATCTAATTTTTCAAAAATGGGATATGAATGTAAGCATAATATGTATTATTGGAAATTGAAACCATATTTAGGACTTGGAGTTTCTTCCCATTCAAATATATTTTCTAAGAGATGGGGAAATACTAAAAATTATATTGATTATAAAAATAATATTTATAAAAACAAGTTTCCTGTAGATTATTCTGAAAACATTGATTTAGAAACAGAGATCGGTGAATATATAATTTTAGGGCTAAGGTTAAATGAAGGAATATCAAAGATAGAATTTAAAGAAAAATACAATATAGAATTTGATAAAAAATTCAAAGAAGCTATAGAAGAAAGCATTGAATATGGTCTTATAGAAAATAAAAAAGATAGAATTAATTTAACAAAAAAAGGACGAGACTTATCCAATAGAGTTTTTAGTCTTTTTATATAA